A single Apostichopus japonicus isolate 1M-3 chromosome 11, ASM3797524v1, whole genome shotgun sequence DNA region contains:
- the LOC139975901 gene encoding uncharacterized protein isoform X1 has product MIWGKVLHPGESLTEVVDSEIHLSMASLECRPRLSSKKDLTAHVILRTHTGEYLLCSLGYGPTPQQNLDLVLQPQEEITFSVEGSGVVYLTGYTIPTTEPVSYYGDTGFDEEAIEDCGEVPQDQEDFQQEWEVAASEGTDVTVKSEAQKEDVPQTCGQVGEVHSAPTEANEDNLNYQNEQMESSDRLSSQGDEIAVVQLDDEEDEAFTAVKWRLSESTMTGHQQEGQSQQAMQKCLACPNLIPFRGQFEDNEGQLSSNIVLHCKSCLQRLQGSGGHQTLSPRYNKPAQDQMGANRRKRQSWKSSYSVPQNSQTGRVYGTDQRGAGNVSYQLPDERQHRTNKDKLCSYYCSYCSKGFSSSAGLKVHERMHTGEKPYKCRFCPKAFTQCTNWKSHEKTHTGEKPHKCSYCEKTFIRTDAMKSHERTHTGEKPYRCQNCPRAFGQRSMLKKHELLHHFDL; this is encoded by the exons ATGATATGGG GTAAAGTCCTTCATCCAGGGGAATCACTCACAGAAGTGGTTGACAGTGAAATTCATCTCTCAATGGCTTCCTTAGAATGCAGACCAAGGCTATCATCCA AGAAAGACCTGACTGCCCATGTTATTCTCAGGACTCATACTGGCGAGTATCTGCTCTGCTCTTTGGGATATGGACCAACACCGCAGCAGAATTTAGACCTGGTCCTTCAACCGCAGGAAGAAATCACATTTAGTGTGGAGGGATCAG GAGTTGTGTACCTGACAGGTTACACCATACCAACTACAGAACCAGTAAGTTACTATGGTGATACTGGATTTGATGAAGAAGCTATTGAAGACTGTGGAGAAGTCCCTCAAGATCAGGAAGATTTCCAGCAAGAGTGGGAAGTAGCTGCTTCAG AGGGAACAGATGTCACTGTGAAGTCAGAAGCACAAAAAGAAGATGTTCCACAAACTTGTGGCCAAG TAGGAGAAGTCCACTCTGCTCCAACAGAGGCCAACGAGGACAATTTAAATTACCAGAACGAACAGATGGAAAGTTCTGACAGGCTGTCATCTCAAGGAG ATGAGATAGCTGTAGTTCAACTtgatgatgaagaagatgaaGCTTTCACTGCTGTCAAATGGAGGTTAAGTGAATCTACAATGACTGGTCACCAACAGGAAGGACAGTCCCAGCAAGCAATGCAGAAATGTCTTGCATGTCCAAATCTGATTCCATTCAGAGGACAATTTGAGGACAATGAAGGACAGTTGTCTTCCAATATTGTCCTTCATTGTAAGAGCTGTTTACAAAGATTACAAGGCAGTGGAGGGCACCAAACATTATCACCAAGGTATAATAAGCCAGCGCAGGATCAAATGGGAGCCAACAGAAGGAAACGTCAGTCTTGGAAGTCGTCTTATTCTGTTCCGCAGAACTCACAGACTGGAAGGGTGTATGGAACTGACCAACGAGGTGCTGGAAATGTCAGTTATCAACTTCCTGATGAAAGACAGCATAggacaaacaaagacaagcTTTGTAGTTACTATTGTTCATACTGCAGCAAAGGTTTCTCTTCCTCGGCAGGTCTGAAGGTACATGAGCGAAtgcatacaggagagaaaccatATAAATGTCGTTTCTGTCCAAAGGCGTTTACTCAGTGCACAAATTGGAAGAGTCATGAGAAAACACACACAGGAGAAAAGCCGCATAAATGCTCTTACTGCGAGAAAACTTTCATTCGTACAGATGCCATGAAAAGTCATGAGAGAActcatacaggagagaaaccctATCGTTGTCAGAACTGTCCCAGAGCCTTTGGGCAGAGGTCAATGTTGAAGAAGCATGAACTCCTTCATCATTTTGATTTATGA
- the LOC139975901 gene encoding uncharacterized protein isoform X2, translating into MIWGKVLHPGESLTEVVDSEIHLSMASLECRPRLSSKKDLTAHVILRTHTGEYLLCSLGYGPTPQQNLDLVLQPQEEITFSVEGSGVVYLTGYTIPTTEPVSYYGDTGFDEEAIEDCGEVPQDQEDFQQEWEVAASEGTDVTVKSEAQKEDVPQTCGQGEVHSAPTEANEDNLNYQNEQMESSDRLSSQGDEIAVVQLDDEEDEAFTAVKWRLSESTMTGHQQEGQSQQAMQKCLACPNLIPFRGQFEDNEGQLSSNIVLHCKSCLQRLQGSGGHQTLSPRYNKPAQDQMGANRRKRQSWKSSYSVPQNSQTGRVYGTDQRGAGNVSYQLPDERQHRTNKDKLCSYYCSYCSKGFSSSAGLKVHERMHTGEKPYKCRFCPKAFTQCTNWKSHEKTHTGEKPHKCSYCEKTFIRTDAMKSHERTHTGEKPYRCQNCPRAFGQRSMLKKHELLHHFDL; encoded by the exons ATGATATGGG GTAAAGTCCTTCATCCAGGGGAATCACTCACAGAAGTGGTTGACAGTGAAATTCATCTCTCAATGGCTTCCTTAGAATGCAGACCAAGGCTATCATCCA AGAAAGACCTGACTGCCCATGTTATTCTCAGGACTCATACTGGCGAGTATCTGCTCTGCTCTTTGGGATATGGACCAACACCGCAGCAGAATTTAGACCTGGTCCTTCAACCGCAGGAAGAAATCACATTTAGTGTGGAGGGATCAG GAGTTGTGTACCTGACAGGTTACACCATACCAACTACAGAACCAGTAAGTTACTATGGTGATACTGGATTTGATGAAGAAGCTATTGAAGACTGTGGAGAAGTCCCTCAAGATCAGGAAGATTTCCAGCAAGAGTGGGAAGTAGCTGCTTCAG AGGGAACAGATGTCACTGTGAAGTCAGAAGCACAAAAAGAAGATGTTCCACAAACTTGTGGCCAAG GAGAAGTCCACTCTGCTCCAACAGAGGCCAACGAGGACAATTTAAATTACCAGAACGAACAGATGGAAAGTTCTGACAGGCTGTCATCTCAAGGAG ATGAGATAGCTGTAGTTCAACTtgatgatgaagaagatgaaGCTTTCACTGCTGTCAAATGGAGGTTAAGTGAATCTACAATGACTGGTCACCAACAGGAAGGACAGTCCCAGCAAGCAATGCAGAAATGTCTTGCATGTCCAAATCTGATTCCATTCAGAGGACAATTTGAGGACAATGAAGGACAGTTGTCTTCCAATATTGTCCTTCATTGTAAGAGCTGTTTACAAAGATTACAAGGCAGTGGAGGGCACCAAACATTATCACCAAGGTATAATAAGCCAGCGCAGGATCAAATGGGAGCCAACAGAAGGAAACGTCAGTCTTGGAAGTCGTCTTATTCTGTTCCGCAGAACTCACAGACTGGAAGGGTGTATGGAACTGACCAACGAGGTGCTGGAAATGTCAGTTATCAACTTCCTGATGAAAGACAGCATAggacaaacaaagacaagcTTTGTAGTTACTATTGTTCATACTGCAGCAAAGGTTTCTCTTCCTCGGCAGGTCTGAAGGTACATGAGCGAAtgcatacaggagagaaaccatATAAATGTCGTTTCTGTCCAAAGGCGTTTACTCAGTGCACAAATTGGAAGAGTCATGAGAAAACACACACAGGAGAAAAGCCGCATAAATGCTCTTACTGCGAGAAAACTTTCATTCGTACAGATGCCATGAAAAGTCATGAGAGAActcatacaggagagaaaccctATCGTTGTCAGAACTGTCCCAGAGCCTTTGGGCAGAGGTCAATGTTGAAGAAGCATGAACTCCTTCATCATTTTGATTTATGA